The genome window CAAATTTCTTCAATTATCTCTATCAGCTCTCCATGGGGAGGCTATTGACTCCGGTAGAGTATGGAGAGCTTTTTAGTTTACTCTCACTTCTCTATATATTTTCAATGTTTTCAATGACAATCAATACTTCTATGACAAAGTTTACAGCGGCATATAAAGCCAAAGGTGAACTTGGAAAAGTTAAAACCCTCCTCATACAAGGAACTAAGAAGCTCACACTAATGGGAACTGCCATTTATCTAACCGTTGTACTCACATCCCCTTTCATTGCTAAGTTCCTTAATATGAATACGCCTACTCCTATTTTACTCCTTTTTGCATCAATACCTTTTGGTTTTTTGCTACCGCTTTATCAGGGGATTTTAAGAGGACTACAAAGATTTGAACTATTAGGAGTTAGTTTGTCTTCATGGTCTTTCTTTAAGCTTTTCTTTGGAGTTGCACTGGTTTTGTTGGGTTTTGGAGTTTTAGGAGGGCTTTCTGGAGTCTTCTTAGCTCATGTATTGGGAGTTTTTATTACTGTAATTTTCCTTAGAGATATTTTTACTAGCAAAGCAGACGGTGAAAAAATTGAGTTACGTGCTCTTTTAAATTATAGTGGGATGGCATTTCTTGCAATATTCGCTTATACAACAATGTGGAACATTGATGTTATTTTAGTTAAGCATTATCTCTCTCCTTTAGAAGCTGGGCAGTATTCTGCTATCTCTGTGTTGGGGAAAATCGTTTTGTTTGCTCCTGCTGCCGTTGGCATGGTGATATTTCCAAAAGCTGCTGAGATGCATGAGAAAGGGGAAGAGCATTTTCACGTATTGCTAAAGGGATTAGCGTTGACGCTTTTGATTTCTGGCGGGATAGTTTTAGCCTATGCTTTGTTTCCGGAGTTTGTTATTAAGTTCATTTACGGGGAGAAGTACCTCAGTGTTGCACCGTATTTGTGGAGGTATGGCTTGGCGATGATGTTCTTTTCATTGGCAAGTGTAATGGTTAATTATTCTTTATCCATAAACAAAACAAATATTTCTTTCTATCTATTAGGACTGCTCGCAACT of Thermococcus sp. M39 contains these proteins:
- a CDS encoding oligosaccharide flippase family protein, with the translated sequence MNSLKTVISKHGLFRDTFIMMVAVTLSNFFNYLYQLSMGRLLTPVEYGELFSLLSLLYIFSMFSMTINTSMTKFTAAYKAKGELGKVKTLLIQGTKKLTLMGTAIYLTVVLTSPFIAKFLNMNTPTPILLLFASIPFGFLLPLYQGILRGLQRFELLGVSLSSWSFFKLFFGVALVLLGFGVLGGLSGVFLAHVLGVFITVIFLRDIFTSKADGEKIELRALLNYSGMAFLAIFAYTTMWNIDVILVKHYLSPLEAGQYSAISVLGKIVLFAPAAVGMVIFPKAAEMHEKGEEHFHVLLKGLALTLLISGGIVLAYALFPEFVIKFIYGEKYLSVAPYLWRYGLAMMFFSLASVMVNYSLSINKTNISFYLLGLLATEIVLLSLGSKNIPTIINMLTGVSILMVIVLFIYIGRQK